The segment GTTGTAACCACCACCCAGGTCTTCGTTGCCCTTAAAGCCAAATCGGCTCCCAGATAATTTGCCAGTCGTCGTTTCATAGTTGCTATGTCCGTTCTGGTTACTCACATACATGAGTCCAGAATCGATGATCCCATACAGGGTGACCGAATTCTCGGCGCGAGCAGTCGTAGCGAAAAGGGTTAGCACTGCGATTGCGATGGGTATGTTCACGCGGATGAATTTGCGGATTTGCTGCCTGCGAATCTCTTTCATATATCAACTCTAAAGTTAATTAGGATTCCCTTATATATGGATAGCATCATGATCGATGCTCGAACGCCTGGCCTAACCAGATCAGGCGTTCGACTTCCTGACAAGAATGCTCGCGGGAATCAATCCGATGACGACGCACGCTGCCATCACGAGCAGCGCAGCCACCAGGACGAAGGCAGGAGAAAAGCTGCCGGTTGCAGCCTTGATATGGCCGATCGCAACGGGGGCGAGAAATCCGCCAACCTGTCCACACGCACTCACTAGCGCAAGCCCGCCAGCAGCGGCAGTGCCGGACAGGAACGCCGTTGGAATCGTGAAAAAGAGCGCAGCGATGCACAGATAACCGATGTTCAGCACGCACAACGCAATCATCATCGCCACGAGACTGTGGCCGGACATCGTCAGCGCGATGGACGCGCAGGCCGTCAGTATCGCGCTGACTGCCCAGTGCCAGCGTCGCTCGAGTTTCTTGTCCGAGTGATGGCACACGAGCAGCATGCCGACCGCACCAATGGTCGAAGGAATCGCGAGCAACAGGCCGATGTTCAGCACGTTCCCGCCTGCCAGATGCCTGATCAACGCTGGCGCCCAGTAGTTGAGCACATTGCCCGCCCACGCAACTGGAAAATAAGCAAGTGCGACGATGTAGAGTCGCGGCGACCGGATCGCAGCCGAAAAATGCTTCGTTTTATCGTCGTGTCCTTTCGCGCTGTGTTCTTCCTGAATGGCGCTCACCACGACTTCCCGTTCTTCCTGCGACAGCCATTCGGCGCTCTCCGGCTTATCGGTGAGCAGAAAGTACATGAGCACCCCCACGACGACCGGCAGCATGCCTTCGATCAGGAAGATCCACTGCCAGTCCTTTAAACCGCCCACGCCGTTGAACGTCTGCATGATCCAGCCGGAAAGCGGGCTCCCGATCATACCCGCCAGCGGCACCGCCAGCGAAAAGAGCGCAATCACCCTGGCCCGCTTTTGTGCCGGATACCAGTACGTGAGTATGAGCATCGCGCCGGGAAAGAAGCCAGCTTCCGCGACACCCAGTGCGAGCCGGGTGACATAGAACTGCATCGGCGTCTGCACGAACATGGTTGCCGAAGAGGCGAGCCCCCACAGCACCATGATGCGAGAAATGGTTTTCTTCGCACCCACACGGGTTAGCAGCAGATTGCTCGGCACCTCAAACAGCGTATAGCTGATGAAAAACAGCCCAACACCGATCCCAAATGCAGCCTCGTCGAGGCCCACGTCGGTTTTCATATGCAGGTAAGCAAACCCCACATTGATACGATCTAAAAACGCCAGCATGAAACATAAACCCAGCGGAATCAGTATTCGCAGGTTCACCTTCGCGTACGCAGATTTCTCGGCAGATACCGTATCCGCGCCAATGTCGCGTGCGGTTGGCAACATTCCTGTCTCCTCCTTTTCGATTTCGTTTCTGCGCGGATTCTTGTTGGCGGGTAACGCGCTGTAAAGCACGTCTCTGGAATCTCGCGACCGTCTCCTTCCGTTTGCGCCCTATTGTTTGTGCATCGAGCGCGTCGGGTGAGGTCCAATGTAGTGCGGCGATCCCTAATATACAATCAAGGAATATCGCGTCATTGTTTTGCCCTAGGTTAACAGTGCAGCGATTGAGGGGAAGCAGGCCATGAGTTCTACCAACCTTCGACATCTGCGGGTTTTCGAAGCGGTCGCCCGGTTAAGCAGTTTCGTCGAAGCATCCAAGGCTTTGCACATGACGCCGGCAGCGGTCAGTCTCGCGATCCGCGATCTGGAAACGAGCCTCGAATTCCGGGTTTTCGACCGTACCACACGTTATGTGCGTCTCACGGAAGCCGGCAAACAGTATTTCGAACGGGTGGTTCGCGTGCTGACAGAAGTGCGTGCAGCAGAGAGCTGTGCGTCGTCGCTTAGAAAAGGCTCCTACGAAACCGTCCGCATTGCGACTACGCCAACCGTCATCACTTCGCTACTCGGCGTGGCGTTCGAACGGGCGCCCACGTTGTGGCCCAACGTCAGGATCAACTGCATCGAGGTGATGTCGCATCAGTTGCCGGAGGTCGTAGACGCGGGCATCGCCGATATCGCCATCGGCGTGCGTTTGCCCAATAACGAGAGCACGGAGAGCCAGCTTCTCTTCGCGTCCCGATGGACGGCGCTGATCCGGCGAGACAACAAGCTCGCGCGCAAGCATCCGCTGACCTGGCGGGAGGTGGTCGCGGAAACAGTCGTGGTGACGAATCAATCGTCGCGCCTCGCGATCCAGAAAGCCTTACCCGCGGACGTCACGATCGAACTGGCTCACGAGGTCAGCACCGCCATGTCGGCCATAGCCTATGCGGCCAGCGGCCAGGGCATAGCGATCGTGCCGGGCTATATGCGGCAGCTCGCGAAGGCACACAAACTGGTTGCGGTGCCGATCGTCGAGCCCGAAGTGTTGCATATGCTTGAAATCGCCAATGCGCGGCGGCCAAAGCCTGAGCCTCACGTGCTGCGAATCCGCGATTTTCTGCTCAGCGAGGTTCCGTCTGTCTATCGGAAGCTGGTGTAGGCGGAAGCAGGGTTCCGCCGGAACACATCAGATCTGGTTAAGCGGCACCTTCAGGTAGCGCACGCCATTGCGTTCAGCTGCTGGAAGGCGTCCGCCGTGCATGTTGACCTGCACGGCGGAAAAAAGCATTCGCGGCATCGCGAGCGTTCGATCGCGGCTTTCGCGCATGGCCACGAACGCATCTTCGTCGATCCCATCGCGCACGTGGATGTTCTGGCGTTTTTGCGCGCCTACAGTGGTTTCCCACGCATAGGCGGTGCGTTCGGCCGGCAAATAATCGTGGCAAAGATAAAGCCGCGTAGGATCGGGAAGCGAGAGCAGACGGCGAATCGAACGATAAAGTTTGCGTGCGTCGCCGCCCGGGAAATCGCAGCGCGCCGTGCCGTAGTCGGGCATGAAGAGCGTGTCGCCCGGAAACACCGCGTCGCCAATCACGTAGGCGACGCATGCAGGGGTATGCCCCGGCACGTGAAGCACCGTTGCTTCAAGGCTTCCAATACAGAAGTGATCGCCGTCGGCGAATAGCTGGTCGAACGAAGGACTGGTCGCATCGGGATCGGCCTGCACGTTCAGCATGCGTTCGAAATACTGCTGGGTGTCGACGACATGCTCACCGATCGCGGTCGCGCCGCCGCACTGTCGCTGCACGTAAGGTGCGGCGCAAAGATGATCGGCGTGGATGTGCGTTTCGAGAACCCATCTTACGTCGAGCTTTTCGCTTTCAATGAAGCGTACGAGTTCGTCGGCGGTCCGGGTCGATGTGCGCCCCGCAGCCAGATCAAAATCGAGCACCGAATCGATGACCGCGCAGGCCTCGCTGTCCGGATCGCCAACCACATAGCTCACCGTGCAACTGCCAGGTTCGAAAAATGCATGCACATACGGCTGTTGGCCGGGGTTGGTCAAGGCACGCGCAATCTGGCCATCGGCGCGCTCGAGTACCGGGTCGAAAGTTGAAGTCATGCTGGGCCCACTATCAAACGAACGTGCGGGACAACCCGCCAGGCGAAGCCGAACGATTTGTCCCGCGCGACAAAGATCACTGATCAGCCTTGCTGAAAGGCCTTGTGGGCATCCATTGCTTTGAGCGAATAGACATACGCCGCCCCTGCGTTGAGCGCTATTGCCGTAGACAACGCCTCCGCCAGTTCCGCCTCGGTTACACCAGCCGTGCGGGCCGCTTGGGCATGCGACGCGATGCAACCCTCGCAGCGCGTCGTGACAGCCACGGCGAGTGCGATCAGTTCGCGCGTTTTTGCATCCAGCGTACCGGTCGCGCCTTGCGACTCGTTCAATCCACGAAAGCCGGCGATCAGCTTGGGGTGGTGCTCCATCAACGCGCCCGAAGCCGCACGGTTCTTCTTCAACATTTCAAGCCAGTCGTTCAACATCGTCGTTCTCTCCTGAAGGTAAGACCCATTTCCCGGTTGCTGCCGCGGTTTATGTGAGTGCCGGGCCGGTCTCGATGGGACGCAGCGGATCGCTGCACCACTCGCTCCATGAGCCGGGATAGAGACGTGCCGAGGGCATGCCTGCGATTTCCATCGCCAGAAGGTTGTGGCACGCGGTCACGCCCGACCCGCATTGCGCGACGACCTGGGTACTGTCTCGCCCGTTCAATACATTGACCCACTCGCGAGCCAGCTCCGCCGAGGATTTAAAGCGGCCGCTTTCGGCGAGGTTGTCGGTAAAAGGACGGTTGACCGCTCCGGGAATGTGGCCTGCGCGCGGGTCGATCGGCTCCGTTTCGCCGCGGAACCGGGGCGCTCCTCGCCCGTCGACGATCAATGTCTCGCGCGTCGTCAGGTTGCGTGTGACGAATGCGGCGTCCACATGGCGCTCATCGGAGCCCCGGGCCTCGCCATACTGCACCGGCGACACTTGTGTCATGCCTTTGATGAAAGGACGGTCTGCTTCGGTCCACGCCTGCCAGCCGCCGTCCAGAACGCGTACGTCACGGTGGCCGATCCAGCGCAACAGCCACCACAGGCGCGCGGCATACGCTCCTCCCGACCGATCGTATGCCACGACCGGCGTCGCCGGATCGATGCCCACACTGCCGAGCCAGCGCGTAAAGTCCACTACCGACGGAAGCGGATGCCTGCCGTTCAGACCGGTCTTGCGGCCCGACAGATCGCGGTCGAGATGAGCATGCACCCCGCCGTCGATATGCCCCGCGCGATAGGCATTGACACCCGCCTCGGTTCGTTCGAGATCGTGACTGCAATCGATCACCCGCATGGCCGACAGTTGGCTGGCCAACGTGTCTGCATCAATCAAGACGTTCGATGCAGGCATCAGATGACTCCCGCGCCACGCAACTCGTCGAGTTGCGACGCCGAAAGACCGAGCACCGTTTCGAGTACCGGCACGGTATCGGCACCAAGCTGCGGCGGCGCTTTCAATTCGATCGGTGTCAGCGAAAAGCGGAACGGACTGCGCAGCACCGGAATGACGCCATGCGCCGGATGGTCGACTTCGGCACGCAAGCCGCGATGAATCACCTGTTCGTGATTGAACGCCTCCGCGATCGTATTCACCGGGCCGCACGGCACGCCCATGGCGTTCAGCGACGCGGCCAGGTCGTTGCGCTTGAGCTTTGAGGTCACCGCCTGGATTTCGGAATCGAGTTCCACGACATGTTCGAGGCGCGCTCCGTTGCTTGCGAAGCGGGGATCTTTCATCCACGCCTCGCGGTCGATCGCTTTGCAGAGCTTGGCCCATTGACCGTCATTGCCGATCTGGATCAGCAACGGGCCGTCAGCACAGGGATAGCAGTTAGACGGCGCGAACAGCCGGCTGCCGTTGCCGATACGCGCTGCCACATGGCCGGTCGACAGGAAGTTCTGCGACATGTAAGTCGTTGCGGCCACGGCCACGTCGAGCAGCGCGACATCGACGTATTGTCCTTCGCCCGTGCGTTGCTGGTGATACAGCGCGGCGAGAACCGACGAAGTTGAGATCATTCCCGTCATCACGTCGACGAGGGGTACCATCGAGCGGACCGGGCCGGCGCCCGGCTGGCCGTCAGGCAGCCCGCACGTGCTCATGATGCCGGACACGGCTTGCAGCACGGGGTCATAGCCGGGAAAACGCGACATCGGACCATCTTGGCCGTAGCCCGTCACCGAGCAATAGACGACCCGCGGATTGATCTTCCGTACCGTTTCGTAGTCGAGACCGTAGCGCTTCAGATCGCCGACCTTGAAGTTTTCGATGAACACGTCGCACTGCGCGGCCAGATCCAGAACGACCTTCTGGCCGGCTTCTTTGGTGAAATCAATCGTCAATGAGCGCTTGCCGCGATTCACGCTAAAAAACGCGGGCGTGTCGTTGGTGGTTTCGCCGTCGAGATTCTTCAGAAAGGGGGGGGACTGGCGCATTTCGTCGCCCACGCCGGGACGTTCGATCTTGAACACCTGCGCCCCCATGTCGGCGAGCGCCTGGGTGCACCATGGACCAGCCAGCACGCGTGTCAGGTCGAGTACTTTGACACCCGAGAGAATTTTGTCGTTCATAGTGGAAACCTTCCTGTGATC is part of the Trinickia caryophylli genome and harbors:
- a CDS encoding sulfurtransferase gives rise to the protein MPASNVLIDADTLASQLSAMRVIDCSHDLERTEAGVNAYRAGHIDGGVHAHLDRDLSGRKTGLNGRHPLPSVVDFTRWLGSVGIDPATPVVAYDRSGGAYAARLWWLLRWIGHRDVRVLDGGWQAWTEADRPFIKGMTQVSPVQYGEARGSDERHVDAAFVTRNLTTRETLIVDGRGAPRFRGETEPIDPRAGHIPGAVNRPFTDNLAESGRFKSSAELAREWVNVLNGRDSTQVVAQCGSGVTACHNLLAMEIAGMPSARLYPGSWSEWCSDPLRPIETGPALT
- a CDS encoding CaiB/BaiF CoA transferase family protein encodes the protein MNDKILSGVKVLDLTRVLAGPWCTQALADMGAQVFKIERPGVGDEMRQSPPFLKNLDGETTNDTPAFFSVNRGKRSLTIDFTKEAGQKVVLDLAAQCDVFIENFKVGDLKRYGLDYETVRKINPRVVYCSVTGYGQDGPMSRFPGYDPVLQAVSGIMSTCGLPDGQPGAGPVRSMVPLVDVMTGMISTSSVLAALYHQQRTGEGQYVDVALLDVAVAATTYMSQNFLSTGHVAARIGNGSRLFAPSNCYPCADGPLLIQIGNDGQWAKLCKAIDREAWMKDPRFASNGARLEHVVELDSEIQAVTSKLKRNDLAASLNAMGVPCGPVNTIAEAFNHEQVIHRGLRAEVDHPAHGVIPVLRSPFRFSLTPIELKAPPQLGADTVPVLETVLGLSASQLDELRGAGVI
- a CDS encoding MBL fold metallo-hydrolase, which gives rise to MTSTFDPVLERADGQIARALTNPGQQPYVHAFFEPGSCTVSYVVGDPDSEACAVIDSVLDFDLAAGRTSTRTADELVRFIESEKLDVRWVLETHIHADHLCAAPYVQRQCGGATAIGEHVVDTQQYFERMLNVQADPDATSPSFDQLFADGDHFCIGSLEATVLHVPGHTPACVAYVIGDAVFPGDTLFMPDYGTARCDFPGGDARKLYRSIRRLLSLPDPTRLYLCHDYLPAERTAYAWETTVGAQKRQNIHVRDGIDEDAFVAMRESRDRTLAMPRMLFSAVQVNMHGGRLPAAERNGVRYLKVPLNQI
- a CDS encoding carboxymuconolactone decarboxylase family protein, with protein sequence MLNDWLEMLKKNRAASGALMEHHPKLIAGFRGLNESQGATGTLDAKTRELIALAVAVTTRCEGCIASHAQAARTAGVTEAELAEALSTAIALNAGAAYVYSLKAMDAHKAFQQG
- a CDS encoding LysR family transcriptional regulator, whose amino-acid sequence is MSSTNLRHLRVFEAVARLSSFVEASKALHMTPAAVSLAIRDLETSLEFRVFDRTTRYVRLTEAGKQYFERVVRVLTEVRAAESCASSLRKGSYETVRIATTPTVITSLLGVAFERAPTLWPNVRINCIEVMSHQLPEVVDAGIADIAIGVRLPNNESTESQLLFASRWTALIRRDNKLARKHPLTWREVVAETVVVTNQSSRLAIQKALPADVTIELAHEVSTAMSAIAYAASGQGIAIVPGYMRQLAKAHKLVAVPIVEPEVLHMLEIANARRPKPEPHVLRIRDFLLSEVPSVYRKLV
- a CDS encoding MFS transporter, with the protein product MLPTARDIGADTVSAEKSAYAKVNLRILIPLGLCFMLAFLDRINVGFAYLHMKTDVGLDEAAFGIGVGLFFISYTLFEVPSNLLLTRVGAKKTISRIMVLWGLASSATMFVQTPMQFYVTRLALGVAEAGFFPGAMLILTYWYPAQKRARVIALFSLAVPLAGMIGSPLSGWIMQTFNGVGGLKDWQWIFLIEGMLPVVVGVLMYFLLTDKPESAEWLSQEEREVVVSAIQEEHSAKGHDDKTKHFSAAIRSPRLYIVALAYFPVAWAGNVLNYWAPALIRHLAGGNVLNIGLLLAIPSTIGAVGMLLVCHHSDKKLERRWHWAVSAILTACASIALTMSGHSLVAMMIALCVLNIGYLCIAALFFTIPTAFLSGTAAAGGLALVSACGQVGGFLAPVAIGHIKAATGSFSPAFVLVAALLVMAACVVIGLIPASILVRKSNA